The Streptomyces aurantiacus genome includes a region encoding these proteins:
- a CDS encoding DUF5707 domain-containing protein: MSKRILLSSLIGAVALGGVAAGGLALASAPTEPTLEHSSARYTAPSDGSAGSLVYTVDVSDDSGIRGLKVVVWPASSKLDPTEAELRAVESAKCRSTSDETTRCTYTLKVTKREAADLAKGTWYVSALATAKDGDTTSVPRAATFDVTR; encoded by the coding sequence ATGTCCAAGCGCATTCTCCTCTCGTCGCTCATCGGTGCCGTCGCCCTCGGCGGAGTGGCCGCCGGCGGCCTCGCCCTGGCCTCGGCACCCACGGAGCCGACCCTGGAGCACAGCTCGGCTCGCTACACGGCTCCGTCCGACGGCAGCGCGGGCTCGCTCGTCTACACCGTGGACGTGAGCGACGACTCGGGCATCCGGGGCCTCAAGGTCGTTGTCTGGCCCGCGAGTTCGAAACTCGACCCGACCGAGGCGGAGCTTCGCGCGGTGGAAAGCGCCAAGTGCCGGAGCACCTCGGACGAGACCACCCGCTGCACCTACACACTCAAGGTCACGAAGCGGGAGGCGGCCGACCTGGCCAAGGGCACCTGGTACGTCTCGGCACTGGCGACGGCCAAGGACGGGGACACGACGTCCGTTCCCCGCGCCGCCACGT
- a CDS encoding sensor histidine kinase, giving the protein MNRTDDRLFPVLLICVQAVVWPGASLVRGAVPAPTPASLLVAALVAAVVTAALALRRTRPVAALVVVAAACMLGTGPLPAEAMAVLGTAGVALALFTVASERDAFTAVLCVVALAVHQLLLGNRLHGLDDRDGLDLVLTAVLYAAVCGAGLLVRRTRRARRNAERRLQRAESERHRLPAVERRRMERELHDVSAHHLTAVVVTAGAALGLRDRRPELADQALEFAVGTGREVTRALGAVRAPAPSRGDVPPPEERLLDLVAGFRHLDQQVDCEIDSLPDGAVAEAAYGIVREALTNVARYAPGAHTRVLCRYGDTRTDVVVTSTPPPAGAVAHGAGLGGGRGQGFLRSRAREAGGTVHSGPTAEGGWEVRAELPGRTATAVEPSVPRAYRVAQVVVAAGLVLQPLLPALAVRAEDTSSASQVSAGAFFALLAAGQAVALLWLRKAPRTAYGMLLGLALLWPVAMEAGNYSGPVLLPPALSLFATCAALAMEPTRTATPRKGRGAVSKDGFAERVVPHGPGSDQPPPADGHVTTVLLTVLVHAATATIAVLDRGTAAPLWMVIAATTVGAALAGTAAHLTRHLRTRRRQADLRAHDERLATWTEEAVRDAWTERRRIAAGLETTVLARTADMVTEAEAGRLDATASRAREALAAMRTLLDTVREGETGHELRPQPTLQALDLLAHQLRATGRDIEIRLTDRVPERLPTAVDLAAYHAAETVLTAGGEEPAMLEFDSDGAMLTLTATGVPRAADSAVRQRLTTRVVTLGGTLTTGPQGTVSLRLPLAVAPDNEERHQ; this is encoded by the coding sequence ATGAATCGAACCGACGACCGGCTGTTCCCGGTCCTGCTGATCTGCGTCCAGGCCGTGGTGTGGCCCGGGGCGTCACTGGTGCGCGGGGCCGTCCCGGCCCCCACCCCGGCCTCCCTTCTCGTGGCGGCCCTGGTCGCCGCAGTGGTGACGGCCGCGCTCGCTCTGCGCCGAACTCGCCCGGTGGCCGCCCTCGTCGTGGTCGCCGCCGCCTGCATGCTGGGTACCGGGCCGCTGCCCGCCGAGGCGATGGCGGTGCTGGGGACCGCGGGTGTCGCGCTGGCTCTGTTCACCGTGGCGAGCGAACGCGATGCCTTCACCGCCGTGCTGTGCGTGGTGGCGCTTGCCGTCCACCAGCTCCTGCTGGGCAACAGGCTGCACGGGCTCGACGACCGCGACGGGCTCGACCTCGTCCTGACCGCTGTGCTGTACGCCGCCGTGTGCGGCGCCGGCCTGCTCGTACGGCGGACCCGTCGCGCCCGGCGAAATGCCGAGCGCAGGCTGCAGCGGGCCGAGTCCGAGCGCCATCGGCTGCCTGCGGTTGAACGGCGCCGTATGGAACGGGAGTTGCACGACGTCAGCGCCCACCATCTGACGGCTGTGGTGGTCACGGCGGGTGCGGCCCTCGGGTTGCGCGACCGCCGTCCCGAACTGGCCGATCAGGCACTGGAGTTCGCGGTCGGGACCGGCCGCGAGGTCACCCGCGCGCTCGGCGCGGTACGAGCGCCGGCGCCCTCCCGCGGGGATGTGCCGCCACCGGAGGAACGGCTGCTCGACCTCGTCGCCGGGTTCCGTCACCTGGACCAGCAGGTGGACTGCGAGATCGACTCCCTGCCGGACGGCGCCGTCGCGGAGGCGGCGTACGGCATCGTGCGCGAGGCGCTGACCAACGTGGCACGGTATGCCCCCGGCGCGCATACGAGGGTGTTGTGCCGGTACGGCGACACCCGCACCGACGTCGTGGTGACGAGCACGCCCCCGCCTGCCGGTGCGGTGGCGCACGGTGCGGGTCTCGGCGGCGGCCGCGGGCAGGGCTTCCTGCGCTCCCGGGCACGGGAGGCGGGCGGCACGGTGCACAGCGGCCCGACGGCGGAGGGCGGTTGGGAGGTACGGGCGGAACTGCCGGGCCGGACGGCCACGGCGGTGGAGCCGTCGGTACCGAGGGCCTACCGCGTGGCGCAGGTAGTGGTGGCGGCGGGCCTGGTCCTGCAGCCACTGCTCCCCGCGCTGGCCGTCAGGGCCGAGGACACGTCGAGCGCGTCGCAGGTATCCGCGGGCGCCTTCTTCGCCCTGCTGGCGGCGGGCCAGGCGGTGGCCCTGCTGTGGCTGCGGAAGGCGCCGCGGACGGCGTACGGGATGCTGCTGGGGCTGGCACTGTTGTGGCCGGTGGCGATGGAGGCGGGGAACTACAGCGGGCCCGTCCTCCTCCCGCCCGCGCTGAGCCTGTTCGCCACGTGCGCGGCCCTCGCGATGGAACCGACCCGAACCGCGACGCCACGAAAGGGGCGCGGAGCCGTATCGAAAGACGGCTTCGCCGAGAGAGTGGTCCCCCATGGGCCGGGGAGCGACCAGCCTCCACCGGCCGACGGCCACGTCACGACCGTTCTGCTCACAGTGCTGGTGCACGCCGCGACCGCCACCATCGCGGTTCTGGACCGAGGCACGGCTGCTCCCCTCTGGATGGTCATCGCCGCAACCACGGTCGGCGCAGCCCTGGCAGGCACCGCGGCTCACCTGACCAGACACCTGCGCACCCGGCGCCGGCAAGCCGACCTCCGCGCCCACGACGAACGGCTCGCCACCTGGACCGAGGAGGCCGTCCGCGACGCCTGGACCGAGCGCCGCCGCATCGCCGCCGGCCTCGAAACCACGGTTCTGGCCCGCACCGCCGACATGGTCACCGAGGCGGAGGCAGGCCGACTCGACGCGACAGCGAGCCGCGCCCGCGAGGCCCTGGCCGCGATGCGCACCCTGCTCGACACCGTCCGGGAGGGCGAGACAGGGCACGAACTACGGCCGCAGCCCACCCTCCAGGCGCTCGACCTGCTCGCCCACCAACTCCGCGCCACCGGCCGCGACATCGAGATACGGCTGACCGACCGCGTACCGGAACGGCTGCCCACCGCCGTCGACCTGGCCGCCTACCACGCCGCCGAGACGGTACTCACGGCCGGCGGCGAAGAGCCTGCGATGCTCGAATTCGACTCGGACGGCGCTATGTTGACGCTCACGGCCACCGGGGTGCCCCGCGCCGCCGACTCCGCCGTGCGCCAGCGGCTGACCACGCGGGTCGTGACGCTCGGCGGCACCCTGACCACCGGACCGCAGGGGACGGTCAGCCTCCGGCTGCCACTCGCCGTCGCACCGGACAACGAGGAGAGACATCAATGA
- a CDS encoding response regulator, translated as MSLNVLVVDDQGIVRAGFAAVIDAEEDMTVVGEAADGAVAVRLAEGLAPDVVVMDVRMPVLDGIAATRIITGRQSAPRVLVLTTFDLDAYVFDALRAGASGFLLKDVHPSQLLQGIREVAAGESVLAPSATRRLISHYASGPPAAAPAGSAPELDSLTGSQRGVLTLIAAGLTNTEIAEQLGITVGTVKSHVNALLRKLGLRDRVQATILAYDLGLARPNPPGTHL; from the coding sequence ATGAGCCTCAACGTGCTGGTCGTCGACGACCAGGGCATCGTACGGGCGGGCTTCGCCGCCGTGATCGACGCCGAGGAGGACATGACGGTCGTCGGCGAGGCCGCCGACGGCGCCGTCGCGGTGCGCCTCGCCGAAGGACTGGCTCCCGACGTGGTCGTCATGGACGTACGCATGCCTGTGCTCGACGGCATCGCCGCCACCCGCATCATCACCGGACGCCAAAGCGCGCCCCGGGTCCTCGTCCTCACCACCTTCGACCTCGACGCGTACGTCTTCGACGCGCTGCGCGCCGGCGCCTCGGGCTTCCTCCTCAAGGACGTACACCCCTCCCAACTACTGCAGGGCATCCGCGAGGTGGCGGCCGGCGAGAGCGTACTCGCCCCGTCCGCGACCCGCCGCCTCATCAGCCACTACGCGTCCGGACCACCCGCCGCGGCCCCGGCCGGGAGCGCCCCCGAACTGGACAGCCTGACCGGCAGCCAGCGGGGCGTCCTCACCCTGATCGCGGCCGGACTCACCAACACGGAGATCGCCGAGCAACTCGGCATCACCGTAGGCACCGTGAAGTCCCACGTGAACGCCCTGCTCCGCAAGCTCGGCCTGCGCGACCGCGTACAGGCGACGATCCTCGCGTACGACCTCGGCCTCGCCCGCCCGAACCCGCCCGGCACCCACCTCTGA
- a CDS encoding SCO4225 family membrane protein: protein MTGTDTDSGRPLPRRLLAHVGVAALVYLGVCAVLLVWALVVTARETTDASMAGVIPFLATAPASLAFLMLPANSVVFFTAIAVGAAVNAAIISWCTRALRRGGHPDR from the coding sequence ATGACCGGCACCGATACCGATTCCGGCCGACCCCTCCCCCGCCGGCTGCTCGCCCACGTCGGCGTCGCCGCCCTCGTCTACCTCGGCGTCTGCGCCGTCCTGCTCGTATGGGCACTGGTGGTGACCGCCAGAGAAACCACGGACGCGTCCATGGCCGGCGTCATCCCGTTCCTTGCCACCGCTCCCGCCAGCCTCGCATTCCTCATGTTGCCGGCCAACAGCGTCGTGTTCTTCACCGCCATCGCTGTCGGGGCAGCGGTCAACGCCGCGATCATCAGCTGGTGCACCCGCGCGCTGCGCCGCGGCGGTCACCCGGACCGATAG
- a CDS encoding VOC family protein, protein MATKWSLTIDCAYPAKLAAFWALALGYEEKPAPAGFGSWEEWFAHHEVPEDEWDDGAYLSDPDGVGPTLSFLKVPEPKVAKNRLHFDVQVGGGRETPWEVRWPRVVEAVERLTAAGATVVREDELQGRPDHVVMADPEGNEFCLV, encoded by the coding sequence ATGGCGACCAAGTGGAGCTTGACGATCGACTGCGCGTACCCGGCGAAACTGGCCGCGTTCTGGGCGCTGGCGTTGGGCTACGAGGAGAAGCCCGCGCCCGCAGGGTTCGGGAGCTGGGAGGAGTGGTTCGCGCATCATGAGGTTCCGGAGGACGAGTGGGATGACGGGGCGTACCTCTCAGATCCGGACGGCGTGGGCCCCACCTTGTCCTTCCTGAAGGTGCCGGAGCCGAAGGTGGCGAAGAACCGGCTGCATTTCGACGTGCAAGTTGGTGGCGGCCGTGAAACCCCGTGGGAGGTGCGCTGGCCGCGCGTGGTCGAGGCGGTGGAGCGGTTGACCGCTGCGGGCGCGACCGTGGTCCGCGAGGACGAGTTGCAGGGCAGGCCGGATCACGTGGTGATGGCAGACCCGGAAGGTAATGAGTTTTGCCTGGTCTGA
- a CDS encoding NAD(P)/FAD-dependent oxidoreductase, with product MPESTDVVVVGAGVIGSSIALELARSGLRVVVVDKFGGAGNGSTSATSAVVRFTYSTIAGVNAAWESRHCWEAWRDHLQAPAGEPLAAFNRCGVTMLDVDFAPCGMFTRHFDKVGVPYEKWDAPELSKRLPAVDTGRYFPPRPVDDDEFFADASARLGALHTPDGGFIDDPQLAAHNLATAAQRHGAAFRWKTPVTAVTQRGGRVRGVRLKDGTELSAGVVVNAAGPWSGQLNRLAEVGGDFTVGLRPLRQEVHHVAAPAGYHDVGGDRQAPVLADLDLGTYLRPEGSKFLLVGGTEPECDPLEWLDDPDDGSPLPTVSQFRTQVTRAARRLPGLRVPNKPRGVAGVYDVTDDWTPVYDRTELAGFYVAIGTSGNQFKNAPLVGRLMTTLIHGVEGGHDHDRSALTHTCEHTGQTIDLGAFSRRRRPAASTGTVLG from the coding sequence ATGCCTGAGAGCACAGACGTAGTCGTCGTCGGGGCGGGGGTCATCGGATCGTCCATCGCTCTCGAACTGGCGCGGAGCGGCCTGCGGGTGGTCGTGGTCGACAAGTTCGGCGGCGCAGGCAACGGGTCCACCAGCGCCACGAGCGCCGTGGTCCGCTTCACCTATTCCACGATCGCGGGCGTCAATGCTGCTTGGGAGTCCCGTCACTGCTGGGAAGCATGGCGCGACCATCTCCAAGCTCCCGCCGGTGAACCCCTCGCAGCGTTCAACCGATGCGGCGTCACCATGCTGGACGTGGACTTCGCACCCTGCGGCATGTTCACGCGCCACTTCGACAAGGTCGGTGTCCCGTACGAGAAATGGGATGCACCAGAGCTGTCCAAGCGGTTGCCCGCCGTGGACACCGGCCGGTACTTCCCACCCCGCCCCGTGGATGACGACGAGTTCTTCGCCGACGCGTCCGCTCGGCTCGGCGCTCTCCACACACCCGACGGGGGCTTCATCGACGACCCGCAACTCGCCGCGCACAACCTTGCTACGGCGGCCCAGCGGCACGGAGCCGCCTTCCGGTGGAAGACCCCCGTCACCGCGGTGACGCAGCGCGGGGGACGCGTGCGCGGGGTGCGCCTCAAGGATGGAACCGAACTGTCCGCCGGGGTGGTCGTCAACGCGGCCGGCCCATGGTCGGGACAGCTGAACCGGCTCGCCGAAGTGGGCGGCGACTTCACCGTCGGTCTGCGGCCGCTGCGCCAGGAGGTGCACCACGTAGCGGCCCCCGCCGGCTACCACGACGTCGGCGGCGACCGTCAGGCACCGGTGCTGGCCGACTTGGACCTCGGCACATATTTACGGCCCGAGGGCAGCAAGTTCCTGCTCGTCGGCGGCACGGAACCCGAGTGCGACCCGCTGGAATGGCTCGACGATCCGGACGACGGGAGCCCTCTTCCGACCGTGTCGCAGTTCAGGACGCAGGTGACGCGGGCGGCTCGCCGACTGCCCGGTCTGCGCGTTCCCAACAAGCCCCGGGGCGTGGCAGGCGTATACGACGTGACCGACGACTGGACCCCCGTATACGACCGGACCGAACTTGCCGGCTTCTACGTGGCCATCGGCACCAGCGGCAATCAGTTCAAGAACGCCCCTCTGGTGGGCCGCCTCATGACTACCCTGATCCACGGTGTCGAAGGCGGTCACGACCACGACCGGAGTGCGCTCACGCACACCTGCGAACACACCGGCCAGACCATCGACCTCGGTGCGTTCTCACGCCGACGTCGGCCGGCCGCATCCACGGGCACAGTCCTCGGCTGA
- a CDS encoding TetR/AcrR family transcriptional regulator, producing the protein MGVILSTSQRNGSARERLLARLLDAFGEALPPPEMSLREIAARIETSHALLRYHFGSLAGVLAAMLTAQRSRDNEVLLEAAQQGTFDDFVVAIWRTYTRSEQLSRVRGFFHVVGLAVYRPEDFREFVESIDDLTAMLSSLAEREGLDAKEAREVASVTIAAIRGLLLQEVLTPGTRSEDAVTLILRMSEGRSAPPSRPER; encoded by the coding sequence GTGGGAGTGATCCTGTCAACCTCCCAACGCAACGGCAGCGCGCGCGAACGACTCCTGGCACGGCTTCTCGACGCCTTTGGTGAGGCCCTTCCCCCGCCGGAGATGTCGCTCCGTGAGATCGCCGCCCGAATCGAGACCAGCCACGCCCTGTTGCGCTACCACTTCGGGTCGCTCGCGGGCGTCTTGGCCGCCATGCTCACGGCTCAGCGCTCCCGTGACAACGAGGTACTTCTGGAGGCCGCCCAGCAGGGCACTTTCGACGATTTCGTCGTGGCGATCTGGCGTACTTACACCCGGTCGGAGCAGCTGTCGCGTGTCCGCGGCTTCTTCCACGTCGTCGGACTGGCCGTGTACCGCCCCGAGGACTTCCGTGAGTTTGTGGAGTCGATCGACGACCTGACCGCGATGCTGTCCTCACTCGCGGAACGCGAAGGGCTCGACGCGAAGGAAGCGCGGGAGGTGGCCAGCGTCACCATTGCCGCGATTCGCGGCCTCCTCCTGCAGGAAGTCCTCACTCCCGGAACCCGCTCGGAGGACGCGGTCACCTTGATCCTGCGCATGAGCGAGGGCCGATCCGCTCCACCATCACGTCCGGAACGTTGA
- a CDS encoding metal-dependent hydrolase family protein, which yields MGPAHVVGAMVIDGSGRDPSSLDLTIENGRITRLGASSAHGERLDAEGLTMTPGLIDAHVHLGLSSPIQPHFSFQISAAEIAADIFATAGATLDAGFTTVRDTGGIDGGLVTAIAKGKVRGPRVLSCGPVQCQIGGHGYYGAAWEPTELWSSHHIPGLCALSMMAGNADELRHNVREAFRRGASFLKLCVTGGVVSGHDQLSDTQFTVEEIAVAVQEAAARNTYVTVHAHNNEGIRNAVEAGVRCVEHGTGLDESTAALMAAREVALVPTFAVVEQLLHDTAGAGLGESTRDRAKGAREQMTHALAVAKHAGVRIGLGSDLIGPAQDRRCKELSLRAALETPMEALVAATRTNAEILGLSGQVGVITPGAQADLVLWNGNPLEDPKLFSDPTNAVLVIQAGQIVKDLR from the coding sequence ATGGGACCTGCTCATGTGGTCGGCGCGATGGTCATCGACGGATCAGGGCGCGACCCCAGCAGCCTCGATCTCACGATCGAGAACGGCCGTATCACCCGACTCGGCGCCTCCAGCGCGCACGGCGAGCGTCTCGATGCCGAGGGATTGACGATGACGCCCGGCCTGATCGACGCTCACGTCCACCTGGGCCTGTCGAGCCCGATCCAGCCGCACTTCTCGTTTCAGATCAGCGCCGCCGAGATCGCGGCGGACATCTTCGCCACAGCCGGTGCGACACTCGACGCCGGCTTCACCACCGTTCGCGACACCGGCGGAATCGACGGCGGTCTCGTCACCGCCATCGCGAAGGGCAAGGTCAGAGGGCCGCGTGTCCTGTCGTGCGGACCTGTTCAGTGCCAGATCGGCGGGCACGGCTACTACGGAGCCGCATGGGAACCCACCGAGCTGTGGAGCAGCCACCACATCCCGGGCCTGTGCGCCCTGTCGATGATGGCGGGCAACGCGGACGAGCTGCGGCACAACGTCCGCGAAGCGTTCCGTCGCGGAGCCTCCTTCCTCAAGCTCTGCGTGACCGGCGGAGTGGTGAGCGGACATGATCAACTGAGCGACACCCAGTTCACCGTCGAAGAGATCGCTGTCGCAGTTCAAGAAGCTGCGGCACGGAACACCTATGTGACCGTCCACGCCCACAACAACGAGGGCATACGCAATGCGGTCGAGGCCGGGGTGCGCTGTGTCGAGCACGGCACTGGCCTCGACGAATCCACAGCGGCCCTGATGGCCGCTCGCGAGGTTGCCCTCGTGCCCACGTTCGCTGTCGTCGAGCAGCTGCTGCACGACACCGCCGGAGCCGGTCTCGGCGAGTCGACCCGCGACCGGGCCAAGGGCGCACGCGAGCAGATGACGCATGCGCTCGCTGTCGCCAAGCACGCCGGAGTACGGATCGGGCTGGGTTCCGATCTCATCGGTCCGGCCCAGGACCGTCGCTGCAAGGAACTCAGCCTGCGCGCAGCCCTCGAGACGCCGATGGAAGCGCTCGTGGCGGCGACCCGGACCAACGCCGAGATCCTCGGCCTGTCCGGCCAGGTGGGTGTCATCACTCCCGGCGCGCAGGCAGACCTCGTTCTGTGGAACGGCAATCCGCTCGAAGACCCAAAACTGTTCTCCGACCCCACCAACGCCGTCCTCGTCATCCAGGCCGGCCAGATCGTAAAGGACCTCAGATGA
- a CDS encoding alpha/beta hydrolase, with amino-acid sequence MSTMWQGCLPHTNYFEMRSSGGHDYGVWVTTPPHYDPAAAPAPAVYVLDGNWAVGMTAPLIITQLDPMQSIQPYVQVSVGYAGEEAEHWERLRNRDLVPPGEPIAKEFIDAVEMEVERGVTTREQADAYLAELSNSRGDMFLNFLTDDLHPRIERDYGTAPSGHGLFGYSYGGLFSLYAWLTKSTFFESIGAGSPGIVNADSQVFARLEAMGDTLPDTKLHVTFNEQEILGDLAVYQNLTKNTATFLHRLTSRGGSVTSALMHETHVTGLQASFLSYLRTCRAQ; translated from the coding sequence ATGAGCACCATGTGGCAGGGCTGCCTCCCCCACACCAACTACTTCGAGATGCGCTCCAGCGGTGGGCACGACTACGGTGTCTGGGTCACCACACCACCGCACTACGACCCTGCCGCAGCGCCGGCGCCTGCCGTGTACGTGCTCGATGGCAACTGGGCCGTGGGCATGACCGCCCCGCTCATCATCACGCAACTGGACCCCATGCAGTCGATTCAGCCCTACGTCCAAGTCAGCGTGGGGTACGCGGGCGAGGAAGCAGAGCACTGGGAGCGGTTGCGCAACCGCGACCTCGTGCCGCCCGGTGAACCCATCGCGAAGGAGTTCATCGATGCGGTGGAAATGGAGGTCGAAAGGGGGGTGACGACTCGCGAGCAAGCCGACGCCTACCTCGCTGAATTGAGCAACAGCCGCGGGGACATGTTCCTGAACTTCCTCACCGACGACCTGCACCCGCGGATCGAACGCGACTACGGCACAGCCCCGAGCGGTCACGGCCTCTTCGGCTACTCCTACGGCGGACTCTTCAGTCTCTACGCCTGGCTCACGAAGAGCACCTTCTTCGAGAGCATCGGCGCGGGCAGCCCCGGCATTGTCAATGCGGACAGTCAGGTCTTCGCTCGGCTCGAAGCCATGGGTGACACCCTGCCCGACACCAAGCTGCACGTGACCTTCAACGAGCAGGAGATCCTCGGAGACCTGGCGGTCTACCAGAACCTCACGAAGAACACGGCCACGTTCCTTCACCGTCTCACCTCACGCGGCGGATCCGTCACCAGCGCACTCATGCACGAAACGCACGTGACCGGGCTGCAGGCATCGTTCCTCAGCTACCTCAGGACCTGCCGTGCCCAGTGA
- a CDS encoding FAD-binding oxidoreductase: protein MAERDFVSTTPPAVGIAEVLSRRLPAGRVVTDPDIVAGLSHDQTVWAPVGRAVALVRAKSTDEVQAVVRACLEQGVPLVARGAGTRLSGGANAVEGSVILALDGMDRVLEVDELEHLAVVQPGVVNDDLRAHVAALGLVVPA from the coding sequence GTGGCCGAGCGTGACTTCGTCAGCACGACGCCCCCTGCCGTGGGTATCGCCGAAGTGCTCAGTCGACGGCTGCCCGCCGGCCGGGTGGTGACTGATCCGGACATCGTCGCCGGTCTCTCGCACGACCAGACGGTGTGGGCGCCTGTTGGCCGAGCGGTGGCCCTCGTGCGCGCCAAGAGCACCGACGAGGTCCAGGCCGTGGTGCGTGCGTGCCTGGAGCAAGGAGTCCCGTTGGTTGCACGCGGCGCCGGTACCAGACTGTCGGGGGGCGCCAATGCCGTCGAAGGAAGCGTGATCCTCGCGCTGGACGGCATGGATCGGGTGCTGGAGGTCGACGAGCTGGAGCACCTCGCCGTCGTACAGCCCGGTGTGGTCAACGACGACCTCCGCGCCCATGTAGCGGCGCTCGGCCTTGTGGTACCCGCCTGA
- a CDS encoding FAD-binding oxidoreductase, translating to MTGTGEVVRLGRRTSKGVAGHDLVGLMVGAEGTLGVVTEITVRLRRLPPVGVTVVGYFDSVGQAGDAMRATAAAGLRPAALELVDRHCLRAVDAWKNMGLISSGSRPCGRLRVVADGG from the coding sequence GTGACCGGCACGGGCGAGGTGGTCCGGCTCGGACGCCGTACGTCGAAGGGGGTCGCCGGCCACGACCTTGTGGGCCTCATGGTGGGTGCCGAGGGCACTCTTGGTGTCGTCACCGAGATCACGGTCCGGCTGCGACGCCTGCCTCCGGTCGGCGTGACCGTCGTCGGCTACTTCGACAGCGTAGGGCAGGCCGGTGACGCGATGCGTGCGACGGCTGCCGCCGGGCTGCGGCCGGCCGCGCTGGAACTCGTCGACCGGCACTGTCTGCGCGCGGTCGATGCCTGGAAGAACATGGGCCTAATCAGTTCGGGGAGTCGGCCGTGCGGCAGACTCCGGGTGGTAGCCGACGGTGGGTGA
- a CDS encoding IS110 family transposase gives MFVGDDWAEDHHDIELMDSAGRRLAKARLPEGVAGMSRLHALVGEAVGEGADTAEVVVGIETDRGPWVRALVTAGYTVLAVNPLQAARFRDRLAVSGAKSDPGDAHVLADMVRTHSHELRPVAGDSAQAEAVKVVTRTHKTLIWERTRHTQRLRHALRDYFPAALAAFEDLDAADTLELLGKAPTPAQAAKLTAGQISAALKRAHRKNVTAKAKAIQGALREQHLGQPEEVAAAYAASITALIAVLATLNTQIKTLQGQVEAHFGRHPAAEILLSQPGMGVVLGARVLAEFGDDPDRYASAKARKNYAGTSPITRASGKKKVALARYVHNDRLIDALLTQAFGTLRYSPNAYAYYQRQRARGAGHNAALRQVANRLVGILHGCLKTGTLYDEATAWSHHAELATS, from the coding sequence CTGTTCGTCGGGGATGACTGGGCCGAAGACCACCACGACATCGAGCTGATGGACTCGGCCGGGCGGCGGCTGGCTAAGGCGCGGTTGCCCGAAGGGGTGGCCGGGATGAGCCGGCTGCACGCGTTGGTGGGTGAAGCGGTGGGAGAGGGCGCCGATACGGCCGAGGTCGTTGTGGGGATCGAAACCGACCGTGGTCCGTGGGTACGTGCCCTGGTCACGGCCGGGTATACGGTGCTGGCCGTCAACCCGCTGCAGGCCGCCCGGTTCCGTGACCGGCTTGCGGTGTCGGGGGCCAAGAGCGATCCGGGCGATGCGCATGTGCTGGCCGACATGGTCCGTACCCACAGCCACGAGCTGCGGCCCGTTGCCGGGGACAGCGCCCAGGCCGAAGCGGTCAAGGTGGTCACCCGCACCCACAAGACGCTGATCTGGGAGCGCACCCGGCACACTCAACGACTGCGGCACGCATTGCGCGACTACTTCCCCGCAGCACTGGCCGCCTTCGAGGACCTGGACGCCGCCGACACCCTGGAACTGCTCGGCAAGGCGCCTACTCCCGCCCAGGCTGCGAAGCTCACGGCGGGGCAGATCAGTGCCGCACTCAAGCGCGCCCACCGAAAGAACGTGACCGCCAAGGCGAAGGCCATCCAGGGGGCGCTGCGTGAGCAACACCTCGGCCAGCCCGAGGAAGTAGCCGCCGCCTACGCCGCGTCCATCACCGCGCTCATAGCGGTCCTGGCCACGCTGAATACCCAAATCAAGACCCTGCAAGGGCAGGTCGAGGCGCATTTTGGCCGGCACCCGGCCGCTGAGATCCTCCTGTCCCAGCCCGGAATGGGAGTCGTCCTCGGTGCCCGGGTGCTCGCAGAATTCGGCGACGACCCCGACCGCTACGCCAGCGCCAAGGCCCGCAAGAACTACGCCGGCACCTCCCCGATCACCCGCGCCTCCGGCAAGAAGAAGGTCGCCCTGGCGCGCTACGTCCACAACGACCGGCTCATCGATGCCCTGCTCACTCAGGCATTCGGCACCTTGCGCTACTCGCCCAACGCCTACGCCTACTACCAGCGACAACGCGCCCGCGGCGCCGGCCACAACGCCGCCTTGCGCCAAGTCGCCAACCGCCTCGTCGGCATCCTCCACGGGTGCCTCAAAACCGGCACCCTCTACGACGAGGCAACCGCCTGGTCGCATCACGCGGAACTGGCTACGAGTTGA